In Chryseobacterium gleum, a single genomic region encodes these proteins:
- the ccsA gene encoding cytochrome c biogenesis protein CcsA, which translates to MKKLQDILISTRTMAVLLLVYAFAMAYATFLENDYGTPTAKALIYEAKWFELIMVLLILNFIGNIGRYRLWKKDKWPVLVFHLAFVFIFIGGAITRYISFEGTMHIREGETSNEIVTDKNFFKIQIEEKGDVLNYQDVPYLMSPLHKDFQATYDFHGKEVKVFAKEYIQRKKDSLVAEPNGAEYLHLVSTGNTGRQNIYIKPGETKSINGTLVTFNRAIDGAVEFKNEGGKLFIKTPVDASYMTMATQATGTTVKDEFQPLALRSLYTINELKLVVPEGLKKGRLMAIEGDRKKDANVPDMLQVELQGPKTKQLVDLSVEKGNPNAYKQVTMDGLNIMVGFGPKIYNTPFALKLDDFVMETYPGSSSPSAYESHVKIIDEGKETPYKIYMNHVLNHKGYRFFQSSFDPDRMGTVLSVNHDYWGTLISYIGYGLLFLGMFVIFFWKGTHFWKLNKMLADVNKKKAAGVLLLFLSLGLNAQKIETHGTTDGSREHIHVEGDNHTHAPAPSAQPLDGAAPKQNSLATPMGKMRMISPDEIIARNKISKEHADKFGYLLVQNYEGRIVPINTEAIDILRKLYKKDEFKGTDGKYLTANQWFLSINTDTPSWTMVPIIKVGTKGGDELKNKTKADEDGYTSLMNLFPADANGNLTYILEHDYNTAFRKKPAEQTNYDKEVIAVNERVQIFNEFFSGQFMRIVPVKNDANHTWHSWLDQKFEPDMESQQVMGPYFAEALTAQKTGDWSKADAELKKLSDYQQKWGKAVVPAKSKVDLEVFMNKVDINFKLLIFYTLVGGLLLILGFVELFKSNKVLNKVIKVIIAIGLIGYLCHFLGLVARWYISGHAPWSNGYEAIIFISWVGITAGLILYRNANALIPAAGFMVAVIMMGFAHGGSALDPQITPLVPVLKSYWLIVHVAIITSSYGFFALSMIIAVISLVFYIISNKETYKIHHDTTLKELVIVSEMSLTIGLFALTVGNFLGGIWANESWGRYWSWDPKETWAFISIMVYAFVLHMRLVPGLRSRWAFHVATMFAFCSMVMTYFGVNYYLSGLHSYAAGDPVPVPAWVYIGISTMIILSAVSYWKFKTLTKK; encoded by the coding sequence ATGAAGAAGCTCCAAGATATTCTTATCTCAACCAGGACAATGGCTGTATTGTTGCTGGTGTACGCATTTGCGATGGCTTATGCAACGTTCTTAGAAAACGACTACGGAACTCCTACAGCAAAAGCATTAATTTATGAGGCCAAGTGGTTCGAACTGATCATGGTCCTGCTTATTCTTAACTTCATAGGAAATATCGGAAGATACAGACTTTGGAAAAAGGATAAATGGCCGGTTCTTGTTTTCCACCTTGCCTTTGTTTTCATTTTTATCGGTGGTGCTATCACAAGATACATCAGTTTCGAAGGAACAATGCATATCAGAGAGGGTGAAACCTCCAACGAAATTGTAACGGATAAAAATTTCTTTAAAATCCAGATTGAGGAAAAAGGAGATGTTCTTAACTATCAGGATGTTCCTTATCTGATGTCGCCGTTACACAAAGATTTCCAGGCAACCTATGACTTCCACGGAAAAGAAGTGAAAGTGTTTGCCAAGGAATACATTCAGAGAAAAAAAGACAGCCTTGTTGCTGAGCCAAATGGTGCTGAGTATCTTCATCTGGTTTCTACCGGAAACACCGGAAGACAGAATATTTATATCAAACCGGGAGAAACAAAATCGATCAACGGAACCTTGGTGACTTTCAACAGAGCGATTGACGGAGCTGTTGAATTCAAAAATGAAGGTGGAAAATTATTCATCAAAACGCCTGTAGACGCAAGCTATATGACCATGGCTACCCAGGCAACTGGAACTACTGTAAAAGATGAATTCCAGCCGCTGGCATTAAGAAGTTTATATACGATCAATGAGCTGAAGCTTGTAGTTCCTGAAGGCCTTAAAAAAGGAAGGCTAATGGCGATTGAAGGGGACAGAAAAAAAGATGCAAACGTACCGGATATGCTTCAGGTTGAGCTTCAGGGACCGAAAACAAAACAGCTGGTAGATCTTTCTGTTGAAAAAGGAAACCCGAATGCCTACAAGCAGGTGACGATGGATGGCTTAAACATTATGGTAGGTTTCGGACCTAAAATATACAACACTCCTTTCGCCTTGAAACTGGATGACTTCGTAATGGAAACCTATCCGGGAAGTTCTTCGCCAAGTGCTTATGAAAGCCACGTGAAGATCATAGATGAAGGAAAAGAAACGCCTTATAAAATCTATATGAATCACGTTCTTAACCATAAAGGATACCGTTTCTTCCAGTCAAGCTTTGACCCGGACAGAATGGGAACTGTTCTTTCTGTAAACCACGATTACTGGGGAACTTTGATTTCTTATATCGGATACGGACTTTTATTCCTTGGAATGTTTGTTATTTTCTTCTGGAAAGGAACTCATTTCTGGAAACTAAATAAAATGCTTGCTGATGTTAATAAAAAGAAAGCAGCAGGTGTGCTTTTGTTGTTCTTAAGCTTAGGATTAAATGCTCAGAAAATTGAAACTCATGGAACAACTGATGGTAGCAGAGAACACATCCATGTAGAAGGTGATAACCATACTCATGCTCCGGCTCCGTCTGCCCAGCCTCTTGATGGTGCCGCTCCGAAACAAAACTCTCTGGCAACTCCAATGGGGAAAATGAGAATGATTTCCCCGGATGAGATTATTGCAAGAAACAAAATCAGTAAAGAACATGCTGATAAATTCGGATATCTTCTGGTACAGAATTATGAAGGAAGAATTGTTCCGATCAATACAGAGGCTATAGATATTTTAAGAAAACTATACAAAAAAGACGAATTTAAAGGAACAGACGGGAAGTATCTTACTGCCAACCAATGGTTCCTTTCCATCAATACAGACACCCCAAGCTGGACAATGGTTCCGATTATTAAAGTAGGAACTAAAGGAGGTGATGAGCTGAAGAATAAAACAAAAGCGGATGAAGATGGTTATACTTCTCTGATGAATCTTTTCCCTGCGGATGCAAACGGTAATCTTACCTACATTCTTGAACATGATTACAACACCGCATTCCGTAAGAAACCGGCTGAACAAACGAATTACGATAAAGAAGTAATTGCTGTAAACGAAAGAGTACAGATCTTCAATGAGTTCTTCAGCGGTCAGTTTATGAGAATTGTTCCTGTGAAAAATGATGCGAATCATACATGGCACTCGTGGCTGGATCAGAAATTTGAACCGGATATGGAATCTCAGCAGGTAATGGGGCCATACTTTGCGGAAGCTCTTACAGCACAAAAAACCGGAGACTGGAGCAAAGCAGATGCGGAATTGAAAAAGCTTTCAGACTATCAGCAGAAATGGGGTAAAGCAGTAGTTCCTGCAAAATCCAAGGTTGATCTTGAAGTATTCATGAATAAAGTAGATATTAACTTCAAATTGTTGATCTTCTACACGCTTGTCGGAGGACTTCTTCTGATCTTAGGATTTGTTGAATTATTCAAATCAAATAAAGTATTAAACAAAGTAATTAAAGTAATCATTGCGATTGGTTTAATCGGATATCTGTGCCATTTCTTAGGACTTGTGGCAAGATGGTATATCTCAGGACACGCTCCATGGAGTAACGGGTATGAAGCGATTATCTTTATCTCCTGGGTAGGGATCACGGCAGGTTTAATTCTGTACAGAAATGCCAATGCATTGATTCCTGCAGCCGGATTCATGGTAGCGGTTATCATGATGGGATTTGCACACGGAGGTTCAGCACTTGATCCGCAGATTACACCGCTTGTTCCGGTATTGAAGTCTTACTGGCTGATTGTTCACGTAGCAATTATTACCTCCAGTTACGGATTCTTTGCACTGTCGATGATTATTGCTGTAATCTCTTTGGTGTTCTATATTATTTCAAATAAAGAAACTTATAAAATTCACCACGATACAACATTAAAGGAATTGGTCATTGTTTCTGAAATGTCATTGACAATCGGATTGTTTGCACTAACGGTAGGTAACTTCTTGGGAGGAATCTGGGCAAACGAATCATGGGGTAGATACTGGAGCTGGGACCCGAAAGAAACTTGGGCTTTCATTTCCATCATGGTATATGCGTTTGTATTGCACATGAGATTGGTACCGGGATTGAGAAGCAGATGGGCGTTCCACGTAGCAACGATGTTTGCATTCTGCTCAATGGTAATGACGTATTTCGGAGTAAATTACTACCTGAGCGGACTTCACTCATACGCAGCAGGGGATCCGGTACCGGTACCGGCATGGGTATACATCGGAATCTCAACAATGATTATTTTATCGGCTGTTTCTTACTGGAAGTTTAAAACTTTAACAAAGAAATAA
- a CDS encoding SPFH domain-containing protein — MEKTLKPMSGYLTLVICLALFAAAVYFFVSGVDQSIAYVVISMLCFLLSCFFLKGLMIIQPNHSRVLNFFGKYVGSVKENGLFFINPLYSSQKISLRSENLQGQTLKVNDKMGNPIEIAVVIVWKVGDTYKAAFDVERYSDFVRMQSEAAVRHLAMSFPYDNLEDDHAPITLREGGDKINSILEQELTDRLSKAGIIIQEARISHLAYASEIAGAMLQRQQATAIVAARTKIVEGAVGMVDLALKKLSEENIVDLDDERKAAMVSNLMVVLCGEKAATPILNAGTLYN; from the coding sequence ATGGAAAAAACATTAAAACCCATGTCGGGCTATCTTACACTGGTTATCTGCCTTGCCTTGTTTGCCGCGGCTGTCTATTTCTTTGTTAGCGGAGTAGATCAAAGTATAGCCTATGTTGTTATCTCAATGCTTTGCTTTCTTCTGTCATGCTTTTTCTTAAAAGGCTTAATGATTATTCAGCCTAACCACTCGAGGGTACTGAACTTCTTTGGAAAATATGTCGGAAGTGTAAAAGAGAACGGATTATTCTTTATCAATCCCTTGTATTCGTCACAGAAAATTTCTTTACGTTCTGAAAATTTACAGGGACAGACATTGAAAGTAAATGATAAAATGGGTAACCCAATTGAAATTGCTGTGGTTATCGTATGGAAAGTGGGGGATACTTATAAAGCAGCTTTTGATGTAGAACGTTATTCTGACTTTGTAAGAATGCAGAGTGAAGCCGCTGTAAGGCATTTGGCGATGAGCTTCCCGTATGATAATTTAGAAGATGATCATGCTCCTATTACCTTGAGAGAAGGAGGGGATAAAATCAATTCTATTTTGGAGCAGGAACTTACAGACCGTCTTTCAAAAGCCGGAATAATTATTCAGGAAGCGAGAATTTCCCACCTGGCTTACGCTTCAGAAATTGCCGGAGCAATGCTTCAGAGACAACAGGCTACTGCGATTGTTGCTGCAAGAACCAAAATTGTAGAAGGTGCGGTAGGAATGGTAGACCTTGCATTGAAAAAACTATCCGAAGAAAATATCGTTGATCTTGATGATGAAAGAAAAGCGGCAATGGTAAGCAATTTAATGGTTGTTCTTTGTGGTGAAAAAGCAGCAACTCCTATATTAAATGCTGGAACACTTTATAATTAA